AGAAAAAGATTCCGAATCCGGGATCGTCCGATATTTTTTTCAAGAAATATAAAATGATGAATGCTATTTTGAAGCTCTCTGTTGATCTGCTTGCATTCTTCTTTCGAAGCATCATCTATCAAGATAATTTCAGCATCAATTTTCTGGCTATCAATCTCTTTTTTTAAATCAAAAACCAATTCACGGACATCAAAATTATAGATAGGAATACAGATCGAAAGCTTCATGATGTCAGATTTTCTCAACAACTTTTTGAATACTGAACTCTTCGAGACAAGCCCAATCTCCCCTATAACATTCTTTATCTCCAAAAACAGAACAAGGTCTGCAGGAAAGATCTTTCACCTGCACCACATCATCTTCACTCTGCCCGAATCCTAAAAATCCCGCATAAGGATGCGTTGCACACCATATAGAAACACATCGGGTTCCCATAAGGCTTGCTAAATGCATATTGGCAGAATCCATAGAGATCATTACTTCCAGTTCAGAAATCTTTTGAAGCTCTTCAGTAAGACTTAATTTTCCGGAAAGACTTTTAGTATTGGGGATCTGACTTTCCCAGGACTCAAGAGTTTCAGTCTCCTTTTTCCCGCCCCCAAAGAAGTATACCGTATGTTTCTGAGCCAAAATCCTGGCCAGCTCAAATGATTTTTCCAACGGAAGCATTTTTCCTTTATGCTGAGCAAAAGGTGCAAAGCCTATTCCGGATTTATGCTCTGAAACGGGTCTGAGTTTTTGGGAAAGCTCTACTTTAAAACCCATATCCCGGAAGACATCCGCATAACGCTCAACTGTTTTTTTCAATTGAATTTTATCCAGATTCCAGACATCTGTAAGATGTTCTTTTTCTTCTTTTCCTTTATTTATTTTGAAAACCTTTAATCCCTTTCTTCTATAGATTCTATCTAAAATTTTGGTTCTGATGACATCATGAAGATTGGCAATATAATCCGGGTTAAATTCTTTAATCAATTCATCCCCCAATCTTCTCAGTCCAAAGAACCCTTTATAATCATCTACATTAATTCCTTTGAATATAACATTAGGAATCCCTGTAAACAAAGCTTCGAAGTTTTTTCTGGAAACCATGACAATCTCCACACCGGGATTTTGCTCCAAAAATTCCTTAAAAACAGGAACCGTCATGGCAACATCTCCAAATGCAGAAAAACGATATGCTAAAATTCTGGTCACGATTATGATTTCAACTGATAAGCGACTGCGTAAAATTTGATCTGTTTAGTCATGGCCATCAAACCATTAGCTCTGGATGGCGAAAGAAACTCCTGTAATCCAATCTCTGAAATAAACTCAAAGTCAGAATCTAAAATTTCCTGAGTAGAATGCCCACTATAAATGCTCACCAAAAGAGAAACAATACCTTTTGGTAAAATTCCGTCTGAATCTGCATTAAAGAAAAGTTTACCGTCCTTAAATTCAGCATCAATCCAAACT
This Chryseobacterium sp. G0162 DNA region includes the following protein-coding sequences:
- a CDS encoding SufE family protein, with the translated sequence MTIKEKQQEIIDEFAFLDDWEQKYEYIIDLGKELKGLPEDKKIEENLIKGCQSKVWIDAEFKDGKLFFNADSDGILPKGIVSLLVSIYSGHSTQEILDSDFEFISEIGLQEFLSPSRANGLMAMTKQIKFYAVAYQLKS
- a CDS encoding glycosyltransferase family 9 protein, translated to MTRILAYRFSAFGDVAMTVPVFKEFLEQNPGVEIVMVSRKNFEALFTGIPNVIFKGINVDDYKGFFGLRRLGDELIKEFNPDYIANLHDVIRTKILDRIYRRKGLKVFKINKGKEEKEHLTDVWNLDKIQLKKTVERYADVFRDMGFKVELSQKLRPVSEHKSGIGFAPFAQHKGKMLPLEKSFELARILAQKHTVYFFGGGKKETETLESWESQIPNTKSLSGKLSLTEELQKISELEVMISMDSANMHLASLMGTRCVSIWCATHPYAGFLGFGQSEDDVVQVKDLSCRPCSVFGDKECYRGDWACLEEFSIQKVVEKI